One part of the Pieris napi chromosome 4, ilPieNapi1.2, whole genome shotgun sequence genome encodes these proteins:
- the LOC125049196 gene encoding uncharacterized protein LOC125049196 isoform X3, whose amino-acid sequence MADTKVNIAKRGYAKMSITKIHNALLSGELQSRSLERLIVVRDRVVSVFQEYSDACIQICAQNPEDPEDFSKIEEIYFDILSNIDKTIKKHNLNTKNETLNDSDCKQTSSIRSKLQLPNIVMSTFTGKYTEYYSFINLFSAMIDKDESLSPVQKLYYLKGFLSDEPAALIKNLPLEDDSYAEAIKLLKERYDIKTKIIHEHIHTLLDLQPITRSTPNTIRKLISDVKQTLAALKNLEEPVDSWSSLLVCVLVRKLDNLTRSAFQMERDNKCLPTVGELLGYLERRALSLENDSVPNKQPQPQRLTSIAVTAPASTSCTYCPVATP is encoded by the coding sequence ATGGCCGACACAAAAGTTAATATTGCAAAAAGGGGTTATGCAAAGATGTCTATTACTAAAATTCATAATGCACTATTATCAGGTGAGTTGCAATCACGTTCGCTAGAACGACTTATAGTTGTAAGAGATAGGGTCGTCAGCGTTTTTCAAGAATATAGCGATGCTTGTATCCAAATATGTGCACAAAATCCTGAAGATCCGGAAGATTTTAGTAAAATCGAAGAAATATACTTCGACATTCTCTCTAATATCGATAAGACAAtcaaaaaacacaatttgaacACTAAAAATGAGACGCTTAACGACTCAGATTGTAAGCAAACTTCGAGCATTAGGTCAAAGCTTCAATTACCTAACATAGTCATGTCAACATTCACTGGCAAATATACAGAGTATTACTCGTTTATAAACCTTTTCAGCGCAATGATTGACAAAGATGAGTCTCTCTCACCTGTTCAAAAGCTATATTATCTTAAAGGTTTTCTAAGTGACGAGCCAGcagctttaattaaaaacctcCCATTAGAGGACGATAGTTATGCTgaagcaataaaattacttaaagagagatatgatattaaaactaaaatcataCACGAACACATACATACACTGTTAGATTTGCAACCCATTACTCGTTCTACTCCTAACACAATCCGTAAACTAATTTCAGACGTTAAACAGACACTCGCAGCTTTAAAAAACCTCGAGGAGCCTGTCGACAGCTGGAGCAGCTTGCTTGTGTGTGTGCTAGTGAGGAAGTTAGACAACCTTACACGCTCTGCATTCCAGATGGAGAGAGACAACAAGTGTTTACCCACAGTAGGGGAGCTTTTAGGTTACCTGGAACGTCGAGCATTGTCATTGGAAAACGACTCCGTTCCCAACAAGCAACCTCAACCCCAACGGTTGACTAGTATTGCAGTAACTGCACCTGCTTCTACCT